A stretch of DNA from bacterium:
GCCGTGCGCGAGGTGATCCACGGGCGCCCCGTGAAGAACACCGAGGCGCTCGCGAACCCCGAGGCCCTCGACCTCTACCGCGATCGCCCCGAGCTCGCCTGAAACGAGCCCGGGCTGGCGCGATCGTCCCGAGCTCGCCTGAAACGAGCCCGGGCCGGCGCGATCGCCCCGAGCTCGCCTGAGGCGGCCGTCTAGCGGCGACCGCCCGTGGGCTCCGGATTCGGCTCCTCCTGCCGGCGATTGGCCAGCTCCGTGAAGCGCGTGCGGCCGAAGGTCTCCTGCAGGACGACATCCGCCAGGGCCAGCTCCCGGCGTGCGGCGAGCACGCGCCTGCGCAGCTCCTCCGGCAGGCCGGCCGCGGCCAGCAGATCGGGGAAGAGCTCGCGCACGGACTGGATGCGCGGCAGCACCTCGGGCGCGACCTCTGCCGGCGCGAGCTGGAGCTGCCCGGTGAGGATGCCCCGGTGGCGGCCGCCCGCGGCCGCCACCTGCATGCCGCCAGGACCGATCGCCAGCTCGCGCAGCTCCTTCGCGTGATCGCTGCCCGCGTGCTTGCGCACGCTGATGAAGCGGCAGAGCCGTCCCTCGTTCTCGGCGAGTGAGAACTGCAGGATGCCGTCGGTGAACTCGCCGATTTCGCGGGCAGCGTCCATGAGGTCGCCTGCCAGTCCCTGCGCGCGGTGCAGCAAGAGCGCCGTCGCACCGACGTCGGCGAGCAGGGCCCGCAGCACCTGCACACCGTCGGCCGCGCTGCGCTCCCAGCCGGGCAGCGCAAAGAGGTCGTCCAGGGACTCGAGCACGAAGCGCTGCGGCGGATCGGCGTGCAGTCCCGCGTCGAGAGCGCCGAGCAGCTTCTCCATGCTCAGGCCGCTGCGCGTGGAGGTATCCACGCACAGGCGACCTTCGCTGATCGACCCCTCCCAGGCGAAGCCCAGGCTGGCCGCCTCGCGCAGCAGGTCCTCGGGCCGGCGGCCAAAGACCACCATGCGGCAGCACTCGCCACGGCGCAGGCCCTCGTCGATGAAGTGGTAGGCGAGCACGGTCTTGCCTGTGCCCTGATAGCCGGCGGCCAGGTTGAAGGAACCCTCCCAGAAGCCGCCACCCAGCATGGCGTCCAGCCCCTCGACGCCGAAGGGAACGCGCTGGCGGCGCGCGATCGGCGGCGCCGCGTTGCGCCGCACGTCCTCGGGGCGCAGGCGCGGGTAGACGACCACGCCCTCCTCGCCCAGCTCGAAGGGGTGCAGGCCCGACACGTGCGCCTGCCCGCGCGTCTTGCGCACCTCGATGAAGCGCTCGTTGTCGCCCCCATGGCCGGAGCGCGCGTTGTAGACGCGCAGGCTCGCATCGACGAGGTATTCCTCGAAGGCGATCGTCGCATCGTCCATGCGCTCGAGCTCCTTGACGAGCAGCGCCGTGATCCCGTTGAGCTTCAGGAAGTTGAGGATCTCGGCCAGGGTCTCGCGCAGGTCGGTCTCCGCGTGCGCCACACGCTTGAAGTGCGTGATGCTGTCGATGACCAGGCGCCGCACGCCGAGCTCCCGCACGATGTTCTCGACGAGGTCGCTCTTGCCCGTGAAGCCCTGCAGGATGCGCTCGGGCGGCGTCCAGACCACGCGCAGCCTGCCCTGCTTCTCGAGCGCGGCCAGGTCCATGCCGAAGGCGAGCGCCTCTTCGTAGATCTGCCGCGGAAACTCCTCGAAGGTGAGGATGAGCCCCGGCTCGCCGAACTGCATGGCGCCTTCGTAGAGCGTGCGCAGGGCGACGGTCGTCTTGCCGCTGCCGGGCGGGCCCTCGACGAGCAGGCTGTTGCCGCGCACGAGGCCGCCGCCGAGCAAGTGATCGAGACCGGGGATGCCGGTGGGCATCAGGTCCTTGCCGAGGTTCATCGCAGCGCACCTCCGCAGAAGCTGCAGCTCTCCCACTCCGGACGGACCGGCGCCAGGCAGTGCCGGCAGTAGACCCGCTCCCACTCGCGCTCGAGGTGGTGGCCGCAGGCCGGGCAGCTCTCCCAGGTCGGCTCGACCGGTCGCCCGCAGCCGTGGCAGGTCTCCTTGAGGGTCGTCTGGCAGTAGGGACAGACGCTGAAGTCCAGGTTCACCACGCGCTGGCAGTTCGGGCAGAGCTGATCGCGCGGCGCCTCGGAGAGGACGACGCGCTGGATCTCGGCGATCGTGGTGTCGCCGGCCAAGACGGCGCGCTTCGCGTAGTCGGCCATCAGGATCATGCCGGCGCGCTTGGCCGCGTAGCGGATCGCGTAGGACGAAGCGCGATCGAGGATCAAGCGGTGGATGTCCTCCTCCACCTTGAAGTACTCGTAGATCCCCATGCGGCCCTTGTAGCCGCTGCCGGCGCAGTGCGCGCAGCCACCGCCGCGCACGAGAGTGGCATTGTCGGGATAACCCAGCAGCGCGAGCTCCGTGTCGTTGGGCGTGTACTGCTCGCTGCACTGCGGGCAGACCTTGCGCACGAGTCGCTGGGCGAGCACGCCCCGCAGGGTCGCTGCGATCAGGTGCGGCGCCGTGCCCATGTCGAGCAGGCGCGTGATCACCTGGCAGGCGTCGTTCGTGTGGATGGTGCTCAGCACCTTGTGCCCGGTCAGCGCGGCGCGGCAGGCGATCTCGACCGTCTCCAGGTCGCGCATCTCACCGACGAGGATCACGTCCGGGTCCTGCCGGAGCAGCGAGCGCAGGCCGGCGGCGAAGCTGAGGCCGGCCTCCTCGTTCACCTGCGTCTGCGTAAGCCCCGGCAGCGAGTACTCGATCGGGTCCTCGAGCGTGGCGATGTTCAGCGCCTCGCGGTCCAGCGACTGCAGCGCGGCGTAGAGCGTGGTCGTCTTGCCGCTGCCCGTGGGCCCGGAGACCAGGTAGAAGCCCATCGGGTTGTCGAGGAACTCGCGGAAGGACTCCATGATCGGCGGCGGTAGGCGCAGCATGGCCAAGTCGAGCAGCTCGGGCTTCTTCTCGAGCAGGCGCAGGACGACCTTCTCGCCGTACTGCGCGGGCAGCACGCTCATGCGCAGGTCGAAGGCGCGATCCCCGTCGCGGGTGCTGAAGCGCCCGTCCTGCGGCAGGCGGTGCTCGGCGATGTCCAGGCTGGCCAGGATCTTCAGGCGCGAGACGACGCCCGGACCCTGCTCGCGCGGCAGGCGCGCGACCGTGTGCAGGATGCCGTCCAGGCGCAGGCGCAGCGCGAGCGCGTCCTCGGTCTGCTCGACGTGGATGTCCGTGGCACCGCGGCGAGCGGCCGCGCTGAGGAGGACGTCCACCAGCTCCGTCGGCGGCTTGCCCTCGAGCCCGGCGATGGGCTCGACGGCCGCGCGCGGCGCGGGCGCGCTGGGCGGCGCGGCTGGCTGCCGGCCGGTTTCGGCGAGCGCCCTCGCCTGGCTCGCGTACCACTCGCGGCGGCGCTGGGCCAGCTCGCCGCGCAGGGTCACGAGCGGCAGCACTTCGCGGCCGGCCGCGCGGGACGCCGCCTCCCGGGCGGCCTTGTCGTCGGGATCGGCGAAGGCGACGCGCAGGGCGCCCCCCTGGCTGTCCACGGGCAGACAGTCGTGACGCTCGGCAAGCGCCTGCGGCAGGAGCTGCAGCGCCGCGGGATCGGGGCAGCTCGCCGGCAGCTCGACCGAGGGGCAGAAGTACTGGTTCTCAAGGATCTCTAAGAGCTGGCGCCGGCTGAAGACGCCCTCGGCGAGCAGCGTCTCCTCGACGCTCTTGCCCGAGCCCTGAGCGCGCGCCTCGAGGGCGTGGAGTTCACCCTCGCCGAGCAGGCGGCGCTGGGCGATCACGTTGGCTAGGCGGTCCTCGTGCAGGCTGAGCATGGGCCTCCCTTCCCCGGACGGCGAAATGGGCGCCGCCCCCGGCCGGAAGCCGGCGCACCGGCCAGGAGATCGGCTGTTCGAGCGCGCCGGTTGAGGAAAAAGAGGTCCATTTCGGGAACCCCAAGCCCTTGCGTGGGTTCAGGATCCCCTTCACCTTGTTGCGGATAGCTGCTAGACTACTGCCTCAACCACAGCCCGAAGGAGACGCGCCCATGCGCAAGGGAATCGTTCTGGCCGCCTGCCTCGCCCTGCTCGTCCCCGCCCTCAGCCTCGCCGGCGAGACCGTCTACGGCAAGGGCGTCAGCTCCCGCGAGACGACGCTGCCGGTGAGCGAGCTGATCGCCCACCCGGATGCGCACGTCGGGCAGACCGTGCGCGTGCAGGGCCTGGTCGTGGGCGTCTGCGAGCACCGCGGCTGCTGGATCAACATCGCCTCGGAGAAGGAAGGCGAGACCGTGCGGGTCAAGGTGGAAGATGGCGTCATCGTCTTCCCGGCGAACATCCTGGGCTCCACCGTGATCGCCGAGGGCGTCTGGACCGCCAACAAGCTGGACCTCGAGACGACCAAGAAGTACTGCGGCGCCCAGGCCGAGAAGAAGGGCGAGGCGTTCAACCCCGAGCACGTCACCGAGTGCATGACGCTCTACCAGCTCACGGGCACGGGCGCCGTGGCGCTGGAGACTGCCGTCGCGCCGAAACCCGCCGAGGGCGAGAAGCGCACGCTCGAGGGCGCCGACAGGCCGCAGCACAAGGGCTAGTCTCGGCTCGATGGGGCGTTTTCGAAAGGTCTGCCTCTGGCTCCACCGCGAGCTGGGCTTCCTCGCGGTGGGGCTCACCCTCGTCTATGCGATCAGCGGCCTCGCGCTGAACCACGTCCACCACTGGGACGCGAACTACTCGCGCACGCGGGTCGTCGAGCGGATGGCGGCGCCGGGCACGGGCGAGACCGCGCTCATCGAGCCGCTCGTGCTCGCCCACCTGCGCGGCCGCGACCCCGAGCTGGCCGTGAAGAGCACCTGGCGCTCGGGCGAGAACTTCCTGACCGTCTTCCTCGACGGCGGCAGCAAGATCGACGTCAACCTCACGACTGGCGAGTACCAGCGCGAGGCCGTGGCCAAGCGGCCCTGGC
This window harbors:
- a CDS encoding type II secretion system protein GspE; this encodes MLSLHEDRLANVIAQRRLLGEGELHALEARAQGSGKSVEETLLAEGVFSRRQLLEILENQYFCPSVELPASCPDPAALQLLPQALAERHDCLPVDSQGGALRVAFADPDDKAAREAASRAAGREVLPLVTLRGELAQRRREWYASQARALAETGRQPAAPPSAPAPRAAVEPIAGLEGKPPTELVDVLLSAAARRGATDIHVEQTEDALALRLRLDGILHTVARLPREQGPGVVSRLKILASLDIAEHRLPQDGRFSTRDGDRAFDLRMSVLPAQYGEKVVLRLLEKKPELLDLAMLRLPPPIMESFREFLDNPMGFYLVSGPTGSGKTTTLYAALQSLDREALNIATLEDPIEYSLPGLTQTQVNEEAGLSFAAGLRSLLRQDPDVILVGEMRDLETVEIACRAALTGHKVLSTIHTNDACQVITRLLDMGTAPHLIAATLRGVLAQRLVRKVCPQCSEQYTPNDTELALLGYPDNATLVRGGGCAHCAGSGYKGRMGIYEYFKVEEDIHRLILDRASSYAIRYAAKRAGMILMADYAKRAVLAGDTTIAEIQRVVLSEAPRDQLCPNCQRVVNLDFSVCPYCQTTLKETCHGCGRPVEPTWESCPACGHHLEREWERVYCRHCLAPVRPEWESCSFCGGALR
- a CDS encoding DUF4920 domain-containing protein, with product MRKGIVLAACLALLVPALSLAGETVYGKGVSSRETTLPVSELIAHPDAHVGQTVRVQGLVVGVCEHRGCWINIASEKEGETVRVKVEDGVIVFPANILGSTVIAEGVWTANKLDLETTKKYCGAQAEKKGEAFNPEHVTECMTLYQLTGTGAVALETAVAPKPAEGEKRTLEGADRPQHKG